In Deinococcus psychrotolerans, the genomic window AACTGGAAACGTGGCGACCCGCTGACGCCCAGTACCCGCAGCGCTCACAGCGTTCTGACTGCCAGCGTGAGCGGCAGCGATTACGTCTGCATCAGCCTTGAAGATAAGAGCCGCGACATGACCGGGCAAACCAGGCCGGCGCTGATCTTGGGTTGGGCCAGCCTGTAGCGCAAGGATGAATCCAAACGAGTCTTGGGCGCGTTTCTATTCATGGAGGCTCCCCATGACCCAGATCACGACTGTCCGCACTGCCGCCCTTGCCCTGTTCGCCAGCCTGTCCCTTGCCAGCTCCACGCTTGCCAGTGCCGCCACCCCGCAACTGGATTTGCGCCAGAACGCCAAGCTGGGCAGCATCCTGACCGGCGAAAAGGGCATGACCCTGTACCTCTACACCAAAGACACGCCGAATGTGACCAACTGCTATGAGCAGTGCGCTGTGGCCTGGCCCCCGCTGCTGGCGGACGCGTTACCTAAACTGCCTGCCGGAATGCCCGGTAAGCTGTCGCTGGTGAAACGCAAGGACGGCGCACAGCAGGTGGCTTACAACGGCTGGCCGCTGTACTACTGGATACGAGATCAGAAAGCGGGCGATACCACCGGGCAGGATGTGGGCAAAGTCTGGTACGCGGTCAATCCTGGCTCTACCATCAGTTCCGTTAAAGGCGGCGAGCTAGGTGAATATCTGGTTGCGCCCAGCGGCATGACGCTGTACCTGTTCACCAAGGACGAGAAGAATGTGAGCACCTGTTACGACGGGTGTGCTGCCGCCTGGCCCCCGTTGCTGACCGCCTATCTGCCTGCAGAAAAGGGCAGCAAGCTGGGCACCACTGCCCGCAAGGACGGTGCGCTTCAAGTGACGTATGACGGTCAGCCACTGTATTTCTGGGCCAAAGACAGCAAACCCGGCGACACCACCGGACAGAATGTGGGCAAAGTCTGGTTCGTAGTTAAGCCCTGAGATTGACTCTGGCCATTGACAGTGGGAGCAGCTACTCTACCAAAGTCTTAGTCTCAAAGCTCTTGAAGCTTGATGGGGCTGTGAAGGTGAAACCTTGTGGCCTCGTTTTTTGATGATCCAGCACAACCACCGAACATTCGACAGAGGACGCGTCGATCTTCCGACACAAGAGTTATCCATAGCCTCTCCCCTGCCCTGTGGATAACTCTGCCGCAAACTTTGCCATACTGCACTTCAGTTGACAAAAACCTTTGAAATATGTACCCCACTTATTTGTAGGACACACCTTCTTTTTGTGCTGAGCAGCCCGCTGGAAGGCAAGCGGCTGACTTTGCCCAAGCAAGTCTGAGCGGATTGAGATGCTGGCCTGCGTAGATGTCGATTACCGCTCAGATGGCAGCGCCCGCACCGCTGCTGTGCTGTTTGAGGCGTGGTCAGACGCTCAGGAAACCAAACTTCTTTTGCACACCACGCCGCAGGTGGCCGCCTATCAGCCGGGAGCGTTTTACCTGCGCGAATTGCCATGTCTTTTGCCGGTGCTTGGGCCTCTGGCTAACCGGCTTGAGGTCGTGGTCGTGGACGGCTACGTGACTCTGGACGCCGCTGGGCAACCCGGCTTGGGCTGGCATCTCTTTGAAGCGCTCGGGCGACAGGTGGCGGTGATTGGAGTCGGCAAAACCGCTTTCCGAGGCTCGCCGCACGCGCTGCCAGTTCAGCGGGGCAACAGTCAACGCCCGCTGTTTGTTACGGCGGCTGGCATGAGTGCGCTGCGGGCCGCCAGCTTGATTGAGCAGATGGCTGGGCCGCACCGCTTTCCCAGTTTGCTCAAAAGGGTCGACCAAGCCTGCCGCGCCAGCCCTTGAACCGATTGACTTAGACTCAATCCGTGATCTTCTCCCCTTTCATGCCCACCGCCGAGCAAACCTTCGTGCTGGAAGTCCCGTCGACCACACCCGCCGACGCCGATTTTTACTTGCAGACCAACTTGAGCGACTACGCGCCCGCGCCGCCGGACTACAAATTTGTGGACGGCGTGCTGAAAGCCGATTTCCCGATTGGAGCGCTGCTGAGTTACAAAGTCACGCGGGGCAGTGCCGAGAGTGAGGAAGGCGATCTGTGGGGAGAGCGCCGACCCGAGCGCCAAACGGTGGTGCAGGGTGCAGCCAGCCACCAAATCAAAGTCACACATTGGCGAGATCTGCACGGCGGCGCCGGGAGGCCGTCCACGCCCGCAGCGGGCATTCAGGAATTGACTGTTCACAGCCCCGAACTCAATGACGACTTGAAAGTGCTGGTCTGGACGCCGCCCGAGTACGCGGGGCAGGCGCAGCGCTTACCCGTTCTCTATTTACATGACGGCCAAAACATCTTTGACATCGCCACCAGTTTTGCAGGTGAAGTCTGGGGCGCGGACGCTGCGGCGAGTCAGTTGGCCGCAGAAGGCCTGCCCTGCATCGTGGTGGCCGTTTACGTGCGGGAGCAGCACCGAGCCAGCGATTATGTGCCGTTTGCGATTCGGGCCAACGGCTTCACGTCCACCGCGCCCGCGTACCAGACCTTTTTGACCCAGACGCTCAAACCCCTGATTGACGCCCAGTTTCGCACCCGCCCAGAGGCGAGGTTCACGGCGCAGGCGGGGAGCAGCTTCGGCGGCGCGGCCTCGCTCTACGGCACGCTGACCCGCCCGGAGGTGTGGGGCACTTGCGGCGCGTTCAGCCCCAGCTTGTGGGTGCAGGATTTTGCGCTGCTCGACTTCGCGCAGGCCCACCCCGCGCCAGAGCTGCGCTTGTATGTGGATATGGGCACTTGCGAAGGCGTGTTGGCGGAAGACGCCATCGCCGCCGTCGGTGAAGCGCGGTGGTTTGCCGTTCGCAGCGCTCCCCACGTTGCTGAGGTCAATTTGCAGATCGGGCAGGGCCACTGGCACGACGAAAGCGCTTGGCGTGAGCGGTTGCCGGGATTCATGCGCTGGTGGCTTGAGGGTTTATCTCACCATTTATGAGTTGACTTGGCGGCTCAGCCACTCCAACGCCTCCTCCTGAGAAGTCACGAATCGCACCGCCGAGTGGCGCGAATGCTCGTAAGCCAGCTCAGCAAAGCGCTCACCATGCGCTGAGAAATCGGGCAGCACCAACGCCACCGGCAAGCGGTAATTCACGAACTTCTGAAACAGTTCGCCCGCCAGGCCGCTGCTCAGCCGAAAAAACTCGTCCCCCAGCTCGGCTTCGCTAAGAATGAGGCCATCTGAGAGTGGCCCAGTTTTGCGTAGATGGAGATAAGCCTCGACAATAGGAGGCCCATCATGACAAACCGCAGAATCCATACCGCTGACTTCAAACGAGACGCCGTGCAGCTTGCCCGAACGAACGGCAACGTCTCCAGTACCGCCCGCGACCTGAGCGTCAGTGTTTCGCTCATCCGTAAATGGATGAGCGCTGAGCAAGAGGTTGGCCATGCCGCATTCCCCGGTCATGGTCAGCAACTACTGACCGCCGACCAACAAGAGATTCGCAGGCTCCGCAAGGAAGTTGAAGTCCTGCGCCAAGAACGTGAAATCCTGAAAAAAGCGACGGCCTTCTTTGCCAAAGAAACTACGTACTGAGATTCCGCTTCATTCATGACTACCGATCCCAGTACCGCTTGGACATCATGTGTCGGGTGCTGGAGGTTTCAGTGAGCGGCTACCACAGTTGGCGAAGAAGGCCCATCTCCAATCAGCAGCAACAGGACGCGCTGCTGAAGCAGCGCATCCACGATGTCTACCACCACCGCAAGGCACGCTACGGTGCCCCACGGATTCATGCGGAGCTGAAAGCCGAAGGATTGTCGGTCTCCAAGAAGAGGATTGCCCGTTTGATGCGTATTGGTGGGCTGCGAGCTAAAGGAAAGCACCGCTCAGTACGCACGACCAACCGTAATCACAGCGATCCAGTCTGCCCAAACCTGCTTGATCGCCAGTTCAACGTCCAGCAGCCCAACCAGATCTGGGCCGCCGATTTGACCTACATTCCCACGAAAGAAGGCTGGCTCTACTTGGCTGTCACCCTCGATCTGTTTTCCCGAACGGTAGTGGGGTATGCAATGGATGCGTACATGCCTGCAACGCTGCCAGTGGCAGCGTTGCACATGGCTGTCCAGCGCCGAAATCCACCACCAGGTTTGCTGCATCACAGCGACCAAGGAAGTCAGTATACGAGCCATCTGTTTCAATCTGCACTCGCACAGATTCAGGCGAAGTGCAGTATGAGCCGCAAAGGGGAATGCTGGGATAACGCCGTTGTGGAGAGCTTTTTCAGCTCCCTGAAACGGGAGCTGTTCGAGGAGACGATCTTCGAGACCCGAGCAGTTGCCAGACAAGCCATTTTCGAGTTCATTGAGGTCTTTTATAACCGTCAGCGCCGCCACTCGTCTCTAGGCTACTTGACACCCGCTGACTTCGAACGCCAAGCTACAGCCGCTTAACCTCAACTACGCAAAATCGGGGCAAGCCCAATCCAATCCAAAGCCCGCGCCGATTAGGTCGGGAATATCGGCCAGCGTGTCTATCCGCAGGCCCAGTTCCGCCGCCGTTTTAATGTTTGCCACTGATCATCACCACCTGAACTTTATATTCTGCGACACTGGCGAGCATGACCACTCCCCCGCCCGTCTCCACCCTCGCCCGCTTGCTGCCGCGCCTCTACCGGGGCGGGCAAGCTTACGTCGGCGTTGAAGCCACCTTGTCGGGCCTCACGGCGGCGCAGGCGATTGAGGTGCCCAGCGGCCTGCCGCACAGCGTCGCCAACCTGCTGGCGCACGTCAATTGGTGGAACCGCTGGATGCTGGACATCATCGAAACCGGAGCGCCCATGCCGTATCCCAAGCACGCGGATGAGACGTGGCCGAACATTACGGAAGGCGAGTGGGACAAGCTCAAAAACGAGTTTTACGATCTGCTCAGCCGAATTGACGGCCACGCGGCGCGGCCCGACCTCCAAAACCCAGTCAACCACGACGAGACCATCGGGGAACTCCTCGCCGACTTCGCGCTGCACACCGCCCATCACTTCGGGCAGATCATCGTGGTGCGCCAACTGATCGGAGCATGGCCGCCGCCGGGGGGCGGGGATACTTGGTAAGCGCCGACTTTAGTTGGACAGCACCCGCCAAGCTGCCGACACCGCCGCGCCGCGCTCAAATGGGTGACCCAGAGCGCTGAAGGCGTCTTCCAAGATGCCCGCCACTGCCAGCGCGTCGTAGCGGTCAGCGTAACCGAGCGTGGAAATGCGGAACACGGTGTCCTCGTGCGGCGCTTGGCCCGGCAGGGCACGCTGGTTCATGTCAGCGAGGGCGGCGGCCACCTGTTTACCCCCGATCCGCTTAACACCGCTGCCAGCGGGCGGCACCAGCACCGCGACGGCGGGCGTGGGACGGCCCGACCAAGAGCGGCAGCCCAGCGCGTCCCCCGCCGCGATCAGGGCGTCGTTCTGGCGTTTTTTCTCGGCCCACAAGACTTCCAATGGCACGCTGAGCAAGCGGTCTAGCGAGACATCTAGGGCGTAAATCAGATTGATGGCGGGCGTCTGCGGCGTGTTGGCTTCCTTCTGGCCGCGCAACTCACGCTCTAGGTCGAGGTAAAAGCCTTTGGGCGTATTTTTGATGAGCTTGCTCTCGGCCTCCGGGCTAAACAGCACGAAACCCAGTCCAGGCGGGGTGGCCGCCGCTTTTTGCGATCCCGAGACGATCACGTCCACTTGCCAGGCCCCCGGACGCAGTTCGGCCACGCCGTAGCTGGTGACGCAGTCGGCAATAATCACGATGTCCGGATTGACGGCTTTGGCCGCCGCCGCAATCGCCTCCAAATCGTGCAGCGCTCCGGTGCTGGTTTCCGAATGGGTGATGGTCAGGGCGTAGGCGTCTTTGCAGGCAGCGGCGATTTCGCCAGCGTCCAGCAACTCGCCCCAGGGCTTTTGCACTTTCACCACAGCGTAGCCGAGCCGCTCGGCCATCTCGCCCCAGCGCTCACTGAACTTGCCCGCCGAAGCGTTGACGACTTTGGCTCCCGCCGGCACGAGACTGACGAGTGCGCCCTCGAACGCCGCCGTGCCGCTGCCAGTCACGATCACCGCTTCGAAAGAATCACCGAGCAACTGAGCGAGCTTGCCGCGCACCTCCAGAAACTTGGCGCGGGCCTGCGGAGTGCGGTGATGCATCTGCGGCTGGGCGAGGGCCAGCAAAGTCGCGGGCGAGACTTCTACCGGGCCGGGGGCAATCAGGCGGGGGCGGTTGAGGGGAATGTGGGGAGCAAGGGGCTTGGTCATGGCTGTATTGTGCCGCGCCCCCGAGCCGAGGGTACGGGGCAAGGCTGGGCAACTCGGCGCTCAGCTGGCTTCTGGCGCTTCTGGCTTCTGGCTTTTGCTCCGCTCACGGCGCGGCAGCTTGGGCCGTTGGCTGAACTGCTCCTGCTTGGCCTGAAAAAAATCAACCGGCGAAAATGACTTCTCCACCGACTGAATCACGCTCCTGAGTTCGCTGGGCGAGATCAGACCCATCGCCATGGCGTGGAAAGCAGCGGCCAGCGAGTCGCGGGTCAGTACCAGTTCCACGCCCGCCTTTTTCACCTCGGCGCTGAGCTGCTGCACGCCCGCGTCCCGCGCCTCGCCCGTCACCCTGCGGATGTACACCGCCAGCACCCGCCCCGGATTGCGCCGCACCACTTCGGCGTAAATTTCGGGGTCTTGCTCGCCGCTGTCGCCGATCAGCACAAAAGGCAGGGCCGGATAGGTTTTCATGAGGCGCTCGATGATGCTGTGCTTGTGGTGCGCTCCGCCGGAAAAGATTTCGCTGCCCCAGTGGCGCAGGAAAATCGGCCCCAGCGGCAAGCGGCGGTACCTGAGAAACGTCCACAGCAAATCGTAAAAGTTCCAGGGGCTGCTGGAGACATAAAAAATCGGATTGGAACCGCCCGGCTCTCTGACCAGAGCGCGGTAG contains:
- a CDS encoding DinB family protein codes for the protein MTTPPPVSTLARLLPRLYRGGQAYVGVEATLSGLTAAQAIEVPSGLPHSVANLLAHVNWWNRWMLDIIETGAPMPYPKHADETWPNITEGEWDKLKNEFYDLLSRIDGHAARPDLQNPVNHDETIGELLADFALHTAHHFGQIIVVRQLIGAWPPPGGGDTW
- a CDS encoding pyridoxal-phosphate-dependent aminotransferase family protein; the encoded protein is MTKPLAPHIPLNRPRLIAPGPVEVSPATLLALAQPQMHHRTPQARAKFLEVRGKLAQLLGDSFEAVIVTGSGTAAFEGALVSLVPAGAKVVNASAGKFSERWGEMAERLGYAVVKVQKPWGELLDAGEIAAACKDAYALTITHSETSTGALHDLEAIAAAAKAVNPDIVIIADCVTSYGVAELRPGAWQVDVIVSGSQKAAATPPGLGFVLFSPEAESKLIKNTPKGFYLDLERELRGQKEANTPQTPAINLIYALDVSLDRLLSVPLEVLWAEKKRQNDALIAAGDALGCRSWSGRPTPAVAVLVPPAGSGVKRIGGKQVAAALADMNQRALPGQAPHEDTVFRISTLGYADRYDALAVAGILEDAFSALGHPFERGAAVSAAWRVLSN
- a CDS encoding IS3 family transposase (programmed frameshift) — encoded protein: MTNRRIHTADFKRDAVQLARTNGNVSSTARDLSVSVSLIRKWMSAEQEVGHAAFPGHGQQLLTADQQEIRRLRKEVEVLRQEREILKKANGLLCQRNYVLRFRFIHDYRSQYRLDIMCRVLEVSVSGYHSWRRRPISNQQQQDALLKQRIHDVYHHRKARYGAPRIHAELKAEGLSVSKKRIARLMRIGGLRAKGKHRSVRTTNRNHSDPVCPNLLDRQFNVQQPNQIWAADLTYIPTKEGWLYLAVTLDLFSRTVVGYAMDAYMPATLPVAALHMAVQRRNPPPGLLHHSDQGSQYTSHLFQSALAQIQAKCSMSRKGECWDNAVVESFFSSLKRELFEETIFETRAVARQAIFEFIEVFYNRQRRHSSLGYLTPADFERQATAA
- a CDS encoding endonuclease V, translated to MEMLACVDVDYRSDGSARTAAVLFEAWSDAQETKLLLHTTPQVAAYQPGAFYLRELPCLLPVLGPLANRLEVVVVDGYVTLDAAGQPGLGWHLFEALGRQVAVIGVGKTAFRGSPHALPVQRGNSQRPLFVTAAGMSALRAASLIEQMAGPHRFPSLLKRVDQACRASP
- a CDS encoding alpha/beta hydrolase — encoded protein: MIFSPFMPTAEQTFVLEVPSTTPADADFYLQTNLSDYAPAPPDYKFVDGVLKADFPIGALLSYKVTRGSAESEEGDLWGERRPERQTVVQGAASHQIKVTHWRDLHGGAGRPSTPAAGIQELTVHSPELNDDLKVLVWTPPEYAGQAQRLPVLYLHDGQNIFDIATSFAGEVWGADAAASQLAAEGLPCIVVAVYVREQHRASDYVPFAIRANGFTSTAPAYQTFLTQTLKPLIDAQFRTRPEARFTAQAGSSFGGAASLYGTLTRPEVWGTCGAFSPSLWVQDFALLDFAQAHPAPELRLYVDMGTCEGVLAEDAIAAVGEARWFAVRSAPHVAEVNLQIGQGHWHDESAWRERLPGFMRWWLEGLSHHL
- a CDS encoding DUF4180 domain-containing protein encodes the protein MDSAVCHDGPPIVEAYLHLRKTGPLSDGLILSEAELGDEFFRLSSGLAGELFQKFVNYRLPVALVLPDFSAHGERFAELAYEHSRHSAVRFVTSQEEALEWLSRQVNS